Genomic DNA from Bacteroidota bacterium:
CATACAGGAGTTACCCTATTTTCAGTCAGCAGCTGAAAAATTTTCAGGTAAAAAAGTAAAGTTCTTGTTTGTGAGTCTTAACTCGTTGAAGGAATTAAAGATTGTTGAGACATTTACGATAAATAAAAAGATAAAACAGGAGGTTCTGCTGCTTAATGCCGGGAACCCGAATGTGTGGATAGATAAAGTGGACAGCACATGGAGCGGCTCCATTCCCGCCACTGTGATGTATAAGAACGGACAAAAGATGTTTTTTAAAGAAGGAGAATTTACACAAACAGAAATTGATTCAATCACTCAATTAAAAACAAATACCCCCTAAACAAATGAAAAAAATAACAA
This window encodes:
- a CDS encoding TlpA family protein disulfide reductase, which translates into the protein MLLRIQLIWVVFLLSFTLAENRVSVVNMEQLKNQTIKKDNDSLYVINFWATWCKPCIQELPYFQSAAEKFSGKKVKFLFVSLNSLKELKIVETFTINKKIKQEVLLLNAGNPNVWIDKVDSTWSGSIPATVMYKNGQKMFFKEGEFTQTEIDSITQLKTNTP